TTCTCACTTATTGCTATTAGTGGTCCcaagaaaaagagatgaaattGCAGCATCTTGTAATGGTGAGTTTTTTAGGTCTAGGAGAGGTACTGTCATCTTTGTTTACTTTCTGAGAGACGACAGAAATGTGTAGTTGTGGGGTATGAAGGTAAAGTCAGTGATTATAGCTAAAAAGCAAATGTCATTTAAGGTCACTGGTATTTTTGGAAGTTGGAATGCTGGTTTTGTTTTACATAGAAATTTTCCCTCTAATTATTTTACTCATGTTCTGGAAAATGATTCCATGTTGCTTTAAAGTCATCGTTCAGTGAAGTTCTTATGTCTTACCAAAAAAATGACGGCTTTGTCATTTCTtacatcattttttcctttctgttgccAAATGCCCTCCAGACTTTCCATGTTGGTGCGGTAAGCTAGACATTTTTTAGTTTGTAGTGattgttttcatttgtgtttgtatgtttttgtgcCCATAGTCACTTCTGTAATGTTCGTTTCTGAGTTTCCTTTGGGGGGATTGACCTGCCACTGAAGCGTCAGCTTCCCTGTCATGGGACTCTCCTTGGAATGACGGGTTTTCCTTCCACCATAGGATCTGCCACTGTGAAGGAGATGATGAGAGCCCCCTGATCACCCCCTGCCACTGCACAGGAAGCCTCCACTTCGTGCACCAGGCCTGCCTGCAGCAGTGGATCAAGAGCTCCGACACGCGCTGCTGCGAGCTCTGCAAGTATGAGTTCATCATGGAGACCAAGCTGAAGCCGCTGAGAAAAGTACGTGGGAGGAAGGGATGCTTCACCCTTCCTGAAACCAGTGACCCCCAGAAAGCTGGTGTctcagatcatgaggtcatggCTTGCCTGCGTTCATTTCCTTAAAAAGCTGGGGCTGGTGCTTACGTTTGCGTTGTAGAGATTGTTGTTTCTAGTGCTGATTTTCAAGTCCCTCTTCTCAGGAAGAAGCTCTTTCTGACCATTTATAATCCTTCTTTTCCCTTCAAAGTAAGATTGCTTGCTTGTCGGTGTCAGTCATCTGGCCTTTGACTACAGACTGTTTGTGACATATCTTAGCACctaattttatacatattaactGTTGACGTCCTGCTTCTCCGATTAGGACTGTCTGTTGGAGATTAGTAtctccccagcacccagcacagtgtaGCACACAGTAAATTTATTTGCATACACCCATGATAAGTATTTGCTGGATGGGAGTGTGAGTAGGTGGatagggaaaggaaaggaagcacAAACGTTGCGTGATGTGCAAGTGTCTTCAGAAAGGACCCACAGGCGTTGCATGACACGCAGCTGTCTGGAGGCCCATGTCGCTGCTCCCTCTGAGAGGAGCTTTGTCCGCCGCACTGGCTTCCTGTTTAAATGTTGACTGTTTCATATATCTCTCTAGATGCCCAGCACAAAAGCTTTTGTCTGGAAGAATAAAAGACTGTTCCTATCTCAGaacattaatatataaattgCAAGATAAGTCACATAATCAAATACTAGCCAATTAAATGCTAAATGATGTGCTGGTAGAGCATATCAGTCattcagaaaaggaaatgctcattatGGGCTAGAGTGCTGGGGAAGTGGAGCGATTGTAGCCTCATAGGGTGTTTGGGTTTTAGAGCAGTTCTTGAAGGATCACCAGGATTTGGAGGCAGAGTGAAAGGAGTTTAGAGAGGTCAGGCTATCTGTGGAGTAAAGCGTGCCCTAGAAAGGTGAAGGTGAGCATTGACAGGGTGTCAAGCTATGTGTGTTGTAGGAAGTAGCAGGGAGCGTGGGGCACTGAGGCACTGACTCTGTATTATAGGTAGGAAGACCAGGGAACTTGCTAGTGTATAAAATCCCAGCAGAAAACAACCAGATGTTAGAGAAGGCTTGTGCAAACtgcttaaaaaaatgttttgcccAGTAGAAACCTTGTAATTTATTGGGTGCCTACTCTATGCTAATCTCTCAACATGGGAAGAAGTCCTTGAGGCTCTATTTTCAACTACCCTGCATAGACTCATCTGGAAAGAGGCTGTGACTAGCGTTGGCAAAGGATATGTGCAGAGTGTTTACACATTGTTCTTTCTCTCTACCTTTATGTGTTTTCTCCTGATTTGGAAACcagtaaatgaaaaagaaagtctGGCTATTTGGAGTAAATTAATGAGCTCCTAGAGGAGATGGGACTAGCAGAGTCTGCTTGTACCAGGAAGTCTTAGCGTCGATTTCGAGCTGTTGCTGCCAAAGTAGCAAGGACCAAAGAGTGAGCGTCTTCTGCCATTCACCTTCACAATGTAGTGTGACCCATCTGCTAGTGTGTTGTGGCATCATCAGCCCTCTTCTTCCGCTTGTGCGTACCAGTCAGCACATCAGGGAGACTTAAAACGTAGCACCTGGGTCCTGGGCCAACGTACTGTTTTCATTAGGGCTGAAATCATAGAATTCTTTATCAGGCCATCTTATGTCTGCTTGCAAGAATAAGCAGACAAGGGGATTTTTGATGGTAGTTCAGCATTCATCTTGATCCTGGCTTCTTTTCATTGCATAGAAAGTTGGCTGCACCTGGTACCTGGTTGAAGCCAAGTGGTTTTAGGAGAACAATACTTGGGGGAATGCATCTAGCGTGGGAAGGGAGAAGTGGGGCGGAAAGCCAATCTTACCTACCTACAATGCTCTCACCCCACTGGAGCCCTTCCCCAGAAGCCTGAGCCTCACACTCTGTGTTGTCTTTCTAGTGGGAGAAGTTGCAGATGACGTCCAGCGAGCGCAGGAAGATCATGTGCTCAGTGACATTCCACGTCATTGCCATCACATGTGTGGTCTGGTCCTTGTATGTGCTCATTGACCGTACTGCCGAGGAGATCAAGCAGGGGCAGGCAACAGGTGAGTTCTCAGGCTGAAGAGCAAGCTCAGCATGGGGGCCGGGATAGCTCATAGGAGTCCTGGGGTCAGAGGATTTTCCAGTTAGCCAAAAATGTCTGGGTTTCTGGAGGAAGGACGTCAGTTAGGAGGCACTAGCCTCCTTTTtggtgtttcttttgctgtggtgGTAGTTTTTGAAGCCCAGTCAGGAGAGTTCATATTCTGGAGCATGAGAATCTCTGCAAACTACGTCCTGTAAAAGCAGGAAGTAGCTGGACACTGTCTTCCACTCCTCTTTGACTAAGCAACGTTGGATGAGTTGTGAATCCGTTGGTCAGTTGTGCAGGCTTGTAGTCCCCAGATACTTAAGGAGGCTGAGGGATGGAGGATTGCTgaggctcaggagttcaaggctgtagtgtgccatgatcacacctgtgaatagccaccgcgctccagcctgggcaacatagcaatactccatctcttaaaaagcaacaacaacaaagaatcaGTTGATTATGGGAAGTTCAgaagttgtgtttttatttacttcAGATCTTAAATAAAATCTAATAGGCTGAGTTTTTCCCTTCCAGGAATCCTAGAATGGCCCTTTTGGACTAAATTGGTGGTTGTGGCCATCGGCTTCACCGGAGGACTTCTTTTTATGTATGTTCAGTGTAAAGCGTATGTGCAATTGTGGAAGAGACTCAAGGCCTATAATAGAGTGATCTATGTTCAAAACTGTCcagaaacaagcaaaaagaatatttttgaaaaatctccGCTAACAGAGCCCaactttgaaaataaacatgGACGTGGAATCTGTCATTCCGATACAAACTCTTCTTGTTGCACAGAGCCTGAAGACACTGGAGCAGAAATCATTCACGTCTGATTGTGTGCGGGTTGTCATTTTCCTGGACATCTATGAAGAGCCGAAGGAAATTGTTTACTGCCAATTGTATACCTTTCTTATGTCCTTTAATAGCATAGACTGGACAGGTGACTATTTATAGtggtttctctttttctaaacCCTCCTTAGTCTCCTAGAAAACCTTCCTGTGGGCCGGGCATGCCTGGGTCTTGCCTCTGCCTGGCAGCTCTGTGGGAAAGTGGAAGACCCCATGATGACATCATGGGGAGCCAGCAGAGTTCCTGCCCATGGTCTTGAGCTGAATGAGAGAATAAAATGCCAATCCcaagggaagaggaggagcaggggTGCCCAGGCCCTGATACCCAGCCGCCTCCAGCTTGCAGCAGTCCCCAGCCTGGAGCAGAGCATTGGGGAATGTCTAGCCATGATGAGAGGATTCTCTCTGCACCACGGCGAACCCCAGGAGATGGTATTGAAACAGACCCTCAAACACAGACTCCTGCCTGCCCTCTGCCGATGCTGCCTCCTCCATGCTCTTGAGCAGGTGGGGCCGTGGTGCTCTGTGGTGGCGCATGATTCACTGGGCAAACAGCACTTTacagaagaaaatctttattttgtaATATGTGTGTCCAGTGGGATTGACACTCAAAAAAAGTCTCACTTAGAAATCTTCCCTTCCTTACCTTTGTATCTCCTTTACATCATGAGAGATCAAAAACCCATTTTGCCTTATATATGCTAAGAAGCGTGGCATTTGTTCTGTTCATAAAACAGACTAATGACTTTAAGACAGGACAAGCAGGccaagggctttttttttttttttttttatcaaagaTCTCATGGGAAGTAATGGATGCTAAATGGCAATTAAAGCATGATGCCTATGCTTTTGAGCCTGTTTTATGACAAGGTGTTATTTCGTAGACCTGCCCCGgtacatttcttttttgtcaACACTGAAAAAGAACAGTTTCTGAGATCgaaatggaaggaaaggaagtGAGTAATGACAACaaaactgaatatttaaaaaatattcctttataGTTAAGTCTCTCCAGTTGGTGCTGGCTTCACATTGAAAGAGCAGCCATGTGCCACCCTGGCCAGGGTGTGTGCACTGCATGCAGGTTCTCCCTTGCATGCAAGATGGGTGCTGGCCCACCATGAGGCTTCTGCTCGGGGAAGTTCTGTGGAGTCACTGCCAGGGCCAAGAGGCAGGTGGGCTGGCTCTGGGACGAGGGCCAGGTGTGAGCGAACTGCCAGGGTCCGCTGTGCCACTTTCCCCGGCCACATGCCCGCTCAGCTGTCGCCTTAACTGGACTGAACAGACAGGATCCTTCGGGGCCCTTGGCCTCACTCTCAGTCCATTCTGTCATCAGGGATTACCACCCGTACcattttcataaaacaaaaccaaaatcacTACCATCAAATGGCCTTGTCCCTCTAAAAAGTCtgcttaaaattctgtttttaaaacccaGTTTCCTAGTTTTCCAGGCAAATAGTTACCTCCGGGAAAGTTGCCGGGGGGCCTGAAACACAATGTAAGTAGCGCAGATGCTTCCTTTCCAGGCCATTCTCTCACCCAGCCTGCAGGGAGGAGATGGGAGATGCTGGGGGTCCTGCCCTCAGTCTTTCTGGGCCTTAGGCGTTTCGTTGATCCTGCTAAGGGGATGAAGCAAACATAAGGTGATTTCTTTGCCTTTCAGAGTAGAAGCCCTGGAGTTTGTTTTGAAGGCCAGGAGGCTGAAGGATCTCTAAGCTACGGTGTGGGCTTAATAGCAGCAGGCTTTGTCCTCCTGTCTCCTCCAAGCCAGTGTCTGACTCCTTGGCAACACAGGTCTTAGTCTGTGGCGTGGCTCTGCTGTGGCCTTCCTCTGGCCGGGCAGGCACTGTCCAGCCATAGCCAGCTCCTGAGAATAGGTCAGCCTCTCCTGTCTGTCTCCCAGGGCACATCCAGCCCGTGCCTGTGTTCATTGTGCCCCGAAGTGCAATTACCCGTACCCCTTCTCAGCCTGGGGACCCCAGGCAACCAGAGACTGTCCACTCAGGGGAGCTGAATCCCAGGTCAGCCCTGCCAGTGTCCCTTAGGAACTGCCCAGGCAAGGCCCCTGGTTTTGTATACTTGTTCCTGCCACCCTGTAGTAGATGAGTGTTTCAGGTGAAGAGCAGGATAGATTTTCTAAGTGTGAATCCCCACTTCACATATGGAACCCGTTATGCTGAACTTGAAAAGCACCAAGATCCTGTAGACAAGAAAGTGCTTAGGTAGGGACAGCCCCTGGGCAGCCCACCCAGTGTGGCTGGCACCCCACTATGGCAAAGGTGCCTTGATAACTGAGCCCTGTATCCCTCCCATGCCCAACCAGATTCTCATGGGAAgccctctccctccttttctgCCTAACACCATCTCATCATTTCTGGCCTCACTGTGGACAATCCACACACATTCTTTCCTCTCCTGGCGGGGCACAGAGCCACCcccttgccttttcttttcttgaagattCTAGTTCAGCTCCTCATTCATCAGACCCTTCCAGCCCCCTGCATCTAGCAGTGAAGCATGAAGCCTGGTGGGGATGTGGTACTCCCATCTGGTGTGGCCACTGGCTCTGCCAGTGTTCCTGTAGCCTTAGAAAACTTGCTCTCTCGGTTCTTTTGGGTGCTGTGTACTCCCCAGCTTCCCCCCTGCCCATTTTGCACCTGGGTTTAGTGAAAGGATGGTATTTGGTTGATCCATACAGAAACCCAGAATGAGGTCTCAGGGCCAGGAGGCCTGGTACTTATAGgccagggaaggggaagaggcaaGTGGTCTAGGGTATCACCAGCCAGCCCTCTCTGATTTGGCCTCTACTCCCCATAAGTCACAGTACCATAAGCAGGCTTCTGGCCTCAGCAATTTGGTCTTTGTGCCCAAGTTTATTGTGAGAATTTCCTGAAAACTCTATAAAAGGTCTCTTCCTACTCTAGGCCTCTAATGTTTCTCCCCTTTTTGCTTCAGTCCACTCTTCAGTCTTTGTAGGCCTAGTTttcaaacctgcacatgtgtccTACCTGGCCACAGGCATGCAGGCCTCAGGCAGCTGGGCCAGTTTGGGAGCCTCGGGTGATGTCTGCACGATCTGGGGCTGCCTCTGCACCCCTGCTGTGGGTTTCAGGGTTGAAGAAGGGCTGGGACCAAGCAGGTGAGATCCACAAGGCtctggatgtagctggaggcaaATACACAATTGAAGTACTTTCCCTTTTGAAGTGCTTTCCCTTTTGAATCTGGTTTGAAACATGCAGCTTCCGTCTCTAGCCCAAGGAAAGACCAAAACATAGggaaataaaagcatttatcTTTGTCTTGGAAGTAATTGTTGAAGTTGTGCAGTTGATCAATGCGCAGTTAGATGCAATGTTTATAGAAATTGATTGTTAAACCAAATTTACACTGGCATGTGTGGTGTAGTTTCTAAAAAGCACTtcacatttgaaatttttcttaccTTAGAAAGTTTCTAGTGATCTAAATGTCtagttttgtattcttttatgtATGTTCACTGTTTCTCAGTATTACCACTTGAATAATTCTCTGTACAGGGGGGTTTGTGCTATACACTGGGATGTCTAATTGCAGCAATAAAGCCTTTCTTTAAAAAGGAGTTTTGCCATGAGAGTGTTTTCCTGCAGGGAGGCTGGGGACGTTGGCAGGCACTCCGGTTCCCTGACCCCCTTTCCAGGGTTGTCTGGCTTACACATCAGGAAATAATATGCGGCTCCTGGAGGTGTCtgttttcctcagcctccctcagaCACGTGTGTCGGGGGTGGGCTGGTGGTGTCTAGACGAGTGTGTGGGATGGGACTGAAAATAGGCATTTCTCACAGGTGTGCTTGCTTCAAACATCCAGATCCTACCTGGGCTCACCACCCTGAGAGAAGGCAGACTCAAGTCTGTGTCGCTGCATTACCATGGAGCACTTGATTATGATCCAGCCTTATCCATAGAAATTTGTCCTGACCCACAGCCCAGCTGAG
This genomic stretch from Pongo pygmaeus isolate AG05252 chromosome 8, NHGRI_mPonPyg2-v2.0_pri, whole genome shotgun sequence harbors:
- the MARCHF8 gene encoding E3 ubiquitin-protein ligase MARCHF8 isoform X2 yields the protein MSMPLHQISAIPSQDAASARVYRSKTKEKEREEQNEKTLGHSVSHSSNISKAGSPPSASAPAPVSSFSRTSITPSSQDICRICHCEGDDESPLITPCHCTGSLHFVHQACLQQWIKSSDTRCCELCKYEFIMETKLKPLRKWEKLQMTSSERRKIMCSVTFHVIAITCVVWSLYVLIDRTAEEIKQGQATGILEWPFWTKLVVVAIGFTGGLLFMYVQCKAYVQLWKRLKAYNRVIYVQNCPETSKKNIFEKSPLTEPNFENKHGRGICHSDTNSSCCTEPEDTGAEIIHV